A stretch of Fundicoccus culcitae DNA encodes these proteins:
- the yaaA gene encoding S4 domain-containing protein YaaA: MQQKILKIRDSYITLGQLLKLESYIPSGGMAKWYLSEFEVYLNDELEQRRGKKLYSGDKIFLPNENMTITIQQISPAKPNET; the protein is encoded by the coding sequence ATGCAACAAAAAATACTAAAAATTAGAGATTCGTATATAACCTTAGGTCAATTACTTAAATTAGAAAGTTATATTCCCAGTGGCGGGATGGCTAAGTGGTATTTAAGTGAGTTTGAAGTCTATTTAAACGATGAATTAGAACAAAGACGCGGTAAAAAACTTTATTCAGGTGATAAAATATTCTTACCTAATGAAAATATGACCATTACCATCCAACAAATATCACCAGCAAAGCCTAATGAGACTTAA
- the recF gene encoding DNA replication/repair protein RecF (All proteins in this family for which functions are known are DNA-binding proteins that assist the filamentation of RecA onto DNA for the initiation of recombination or recombinational repair.) yields MRLKRLELTNFRNYANLELSFDHSLTIFTGENAQGKTNILEAIFLLSLAKSHRTNHDQEMIRWSNTEAMIKGEVETKHYTFPLELQLNKKGKIAKFNHLEQAKLSHFIGKLNVILFAPEDLQLIKGSPALRRRFLDVELGQSHPVYLNELLDYNRILKQRNTYLKQFGQQSNFDAIYFEVLTEQLIEKAVNIIKYRLNFVEQLVKLAQPVHHRLSNQSDQLQINYKSSSSRLDYTQLDTLTDQLMQLFKHSQKREKDLGNTLYGPHRDDLEFILNDKSAQLYGSQGQQRTIILSLKLAEIDLMYQLTSEYPILLLDDVLSELDDQRQHILMSYIESKVQTFLTTASISGLKLAELKQAKIYHVKKGTISEP; encoded by the coding sequence ATGAGACTTAAACGACTCGAATTAACTAATTTTAGAAATTATGCCAATTTAGAGCTGAGTTTTGATCACAGTTTAACCATCTTCACCGGTGAAAATGCCCAAGGAAAGACCAATATCCTTGAGGCGATTTTTTTGTTGTCTTTAGCCAAAAGTCATCGAACGAATCATGACCAAGAAATGATTCGTTGGTCTAACACCGAAGCAATGATTAAAGGTGAAGTGGAAACGAAACACTATACCTTTCCTTTAGAATTACAACTCAATAAAAAAGGAAAGATAGCCAAGTTTAATCATTTAGAACAAGCTAAACTCAGTCATTTTATTGGCAAATTAAATGTTATTTTATTTGCTCCTGAAGACCTCCAATTAATTAAAGGCTCACCTGCTTTACGCCGTCGTTTTCTTGATGTGGAACTTGGACAATCCCACCCCGTCTATTTAAATGAATTATTGGATTACAACCGTATTTTAAAACAACGCAATACGTATTTAAAACAGTTTGGTCAACAGTCAAATTTTGATGCTATTTATTTTGAGGTTTTAACCGAACAATTGATTGAAAAAGCTGTTAACATCATTAAATATCGCCTAAACTTTGTTGAGCAATTAGTTAAATTAGCCCAGCCAGTCCATCATCGTTTGTCTAATCAGTCCGATCAATTACAAATTAATTATAAAAGTTCTAGCTCTCGTTTAGATTATACTCAGTTGGATACACTGACCGATCAATTGATGCAATTATTCAAACATAGCCAAAAACGAGAGAAAGACTTAGGCAATACCTTGTATGGACCTCACCGGGATGATTTAGAATTTATTTTAAATGATAAATCAGCCCAGTTATATGGCTCGCAAGGGCAACAACGTACAATTATTCTTAGCTTAAAATTAGCTGAGATTGATTTAATGTATCAACTCACGTCAGAATATCCTATTTTATTATTAGACGACGTATTATCTGAATTGGATGACCAACGTCAACATATTTTGATGAGTTATATTGAATCAAAAGTTCAAACTTTTTTAACGACTGCTTCTATTAGTGGTTTAAAGCTAGCAGAATTAAAACAAGCCAAGATATATCACGTTAAAAAAGGCACAATTAGTGAACCATAG
- the dnaN gene encoding DNA polymerase III subunit beta, which produces MKFVIQKQAFIIQLNHVTRAIPSKATIPILQGIKITATNEGITLIGSDADISIESFLPVDNESYDLSIEEEGSIVLPARLFNDIIKKLPKDEVVIESDDFYHATITSGSATFNINGQDSESYPRLPDIEIDQQINLPPLLFKQMVDQTVFATSNQESRPVLTGIHLTANASSITAAATDSHRLSLREIPTDLPNGEDSFKPITIPKKTMVELTRMIDDNGKLAFAVTEQQVIFFLENLTIFSRLLEGNYPDVYRLIPSSHQTELVLNANNFLQAIDRASLMSHESKNNVVQLEIGEDNVELSVKGNQVGHVAEEIDYKKAEGDAIIISFNPDYMKDALKSFGDVDIKIQFQSSIRPLLMSQDLEDEVPHSQLLQLLTPIRTHHS; this is translated from the coding sequence ATGAAATTTGTTATTCAAAAACAAGCCTTTATCATCCAATTAAACCATGTAACCCGTGCAATTCCTTCAAAAGCAACAATTCCTATTTTACAAGGGATTAAAATTACAGCAACTAATGAGGGGATTACATTAATTGGGAGCGATGCTGATATTTCCATTGAAAGTTTTTTACCTGTTGATAACGAATCTTATGATTTATCAATTGAAGAAGAAGGTAGCATTGTTTTACCCGCTCGTTTGTTTAATGACATTATTAAAAAACTACCTAAAGATGAAGTAGTTATAGAAAGCGATGATTTTTATCATGCAACCATAACTTCAGGATCAGCAACTTTCAATATTAATGGACAAGATAGTGAATCGTATCCCCGTTTACCCGATATTGAAATTGACCAACAAATTAATTTACCTCCTCTATTATTTAAACAAATGGTCGATCAAACCGTATTTGCGACGTCTAATCAAGAAAGTCGCCCTGTACTAACTGGGATTCATTTAACTGCTAATGCATCCAGTATTACTGCAGCAGCTACCGATAGTCATCGTTTAAGTTTACGAGAAATTCCAACTGATTTACCCAATGGTGAGGATAGCTTCAAACCAATTACCATCCCTAAAAAAACAATGGTTGAATTAACACGAATGATTGATGATAATGGAAAATTAGCTTTTGCGGTTACTGAACAACAAGTTATTTTCTTTTTAGAAAATCTGACGATCTTTTCGCGCTTACTTGAAGGCAATTATCCTGATGTTTACCGTTTGATTCCAAGTAGTCATCAAACAGAATTAGTTTTAAATGCTAATAATTTCTTACAGGCTATTGATCGGGCTTCTTTAATGTCACATGAAAGTAAAAATAATGTGGTACAACTCGAAATTGGTGAAGATAATGTTGAGCTATCTGTAAAAGGCAATCAAGTCGGCCATGTAGCAGAAGAAATTGATTATAAAAAAGCTGAAGGAGATGCGATTATTATTTCCTTTAACCCAGACTACATGAAAGATGCCTTAAAATCATTTGGCGATGTGGATATTAAAATTCAATTCCAATCATCGATCCGTCCATTATTAATGAGTCAAGATCTAGAAGACGAAGTTCCCCATAGCCAACTTTTACAATTACTTACTCCAATTCGCACCCATCATTCATAG